CAAGCTGCGTACTCAATATTATGTATTTATTGGCGGCCGTCAGGTGGGTAAAATTACTGGCACGGAGCAATACCACATGCTGTCCGCCCAGATGCAGGTTTAGCCTGCCAGGTGTCAGCAACAACCTTCCGACAACGGCCAAGCTGGGAGCTTTTCCTCTACCATACAGAGTATGCTCTTCCCccgccctcctcctccgaggCTCCAAAAATTGGCCCTTTTCCCGGTCCTTCCCCCCATTCTCACCTGGCGGCCGTTCAGCAATACACTTTTCCAGCCGATTTCGGGGGCCGAGGGGTCAATCGGGGATTCACAGAATACAACTGGATTGGCCGGTGGGAGTTTCTACCAGGTCATTTCCTCAGGTCATCAACACCCTTATCAGAAGAGCTGCTAATCTTCCGATGCTTACTTCATACCATATCTACATTTCTCTGTTCCCGAAACAACGCCATCTGTGACTGGGCTCTTTCTAGATTCTCCTTCCTATCCCCCCCGTAATTTCAGGATTTCCCGGGGAAAATCCACCCCCATGACATTCATTGATTGACCCCGGCCAATGAGCACGGGCGACTTAACCAGCACCACCGGGAATATGACCGCTAGATCTGAAAGTCCTTCCTCTTCGGAGTTACGCCCTTGGACCTTTCCTTAATCCCGAGGTAGTCCTGATAAAAGCTAAATGTAGATAGCAAGTTCCTTTGATGCCTTGGTTACTAAATTAACTCCCTGACACGGCACTTGTCCCTTCCTATGGGTGAAGGGAGCCACGGTCTGGGGTTGATTACACTTCTGAGAGAGACAGTGAAGGTTGAACCATCAATTCCTCTGCTGGTGTATGTTATCGGCTAGGTAACCAAATGCATCCCTAAAGGGAAatagtcttcttttctgcGTCATGACCAAACCAGTCGATCTAACACTGAGTAAATCTAAGAGTAACGGGAAAGGATAGATGTTGACTCAGACTTAATccgtatactccgtagcaAGACCGCTAATATTGAAGGTCACTTTTGGGGGGTATGTTGGCTGTGTCACATTGTGTAGCCGCAAAAGCCGCCCGATGATCTTCACTGAGTTTCTTTTGCGCTCCTCTTCCAAAGTCACGGACATCACATGATCAGCGGAGATGCCAATGTTTCCGGTTCCCGTTTTCTTCCGATACTTCCTGATCACTCTTGTCCGCTTTTGGTTCACCGGGCGTGAGCCAGTCGATGGAGCGGAAAGCTGCAATGCATCGGGATAATCCGGGATACTGCTAGGAACGGCCGAATACCGTTTCCGTGCCTATTATGGGGAGGTAATACTATCTTGCGCTGTAGCGGTCGTAGATGATTTGTCTCTCCTTTGGTGTGAGTGACAAGGTACTTAGCGCAggacggagtactccgtgCCGCTATTGCAACGTACTTTCTCGATGAAGCGACACTGCAACTGATTTGGGATTCCAAGATCGGTATGGGTACTGTGTACTAGAAGCCTCCAGTTTTAGTCGAAGCCGAGTGCATTGCCTGATCCACTTTGGCATTTGTCTCTTCCTGTATACTATGTAGTTTCTTCCCAACCTTCCGCATGACTGATGACCTTTTCATGGTTCGATCCTATATCGTCTCGATAACACTGGGGTCTCCTTCATCGGCTTTTAGGCTCGCTATTTCCAGCTTGCTTTCTGCATCTTTTTTCCAATAATTATTGGACTTACTCAATATCCATAGAGCAGACTTCTGCCCGGAATCTTGTTGGAACTCAAGTCTTGAGGTCTCGGCGTACTTTATTTACTGTACCCAGGTAGTAGTGAGCGTACTTGGTGTTTTTGTTGGTACGCATTGAAGACAGCGTTGAagatttctttgttttttttaaacAGAGAAATATTCCCAGTTCAACTCGCATGGTCAAAATCGAGGAGCATCTATGTTTTCTAGTACTAGATCTTCAAGTCAGTTACGTCGTGGATATTGTAGGTATTATAGATTTACAGTGGCGTACTGGTGCAGCCACGTCTTCGGCGTGGATATGCTGCAGCTATACTCCGTAGCTATTACGCTTGGGGCGTGCTCTAGTCATTAACCTCTCCATGAACCGCAGTCTAATGGGATTGCATAAAGCAAATTTAGTGGCTACCTCTAGACTACCGGTGATACTTTTCTGGCCATCTATGACTACCAAATTCCTCTCCGCGTAGGGTTACATGCGTGAATATTGGAGCAGTGTACCGGAGAAAAGTTGAAAAACGATGATAGTATATAAGTAAGGGACGTCCTAGTGAGTTGAGCATATACATAtaagacgaagaagagagaagaaaagaagaaagaaaccgaaaaggaaaggaaacaaagaacaagagaacAAGGTTATCTCACATATATTTGAGAGAATCCAAGGCGGATTTAAGGTATACTTCCTACTTAATGATGGACTGGTGGTGGACTTTTCCCCACGTTGCCGCGGAGCTTAAACGTCGGTCTAATTGTTTTCTTCAATTATTTCCCTCGTGACTACTACGGGACAGCCCTTCCCACCTGCAAATTCATTGTGAATTGCCGTAAACACTCTTTGACACCTTTTCATCTTgtttcccctttttttttgggtaAAGAACAAATTCGCATGGCTTGCGGTTTAGGTCAATTGATCTTGAACATCCCAGAGAGAGCTGGTTCTTGAGAACAACAATCGGCGCGCGTAAGCAGCCGCGTATTCTGCTGTGCTGCATACGATAGATCTAAGCGCAGTTATCATCCAGCCGAAAGATTAATATACAACTtggataataaaaaagaaccTCGCAATTAAGGTGGTATATTGTCCGAGTCTGATCAAGGTTTCGACTAGCCATGATGCTCTCCCTACCGCTCATAACCCCCCGCGATGTATGTGATTACCTTGAAAATCCTTGTCCACATCTAGGGATGGCGGGATGCACAACTGACATATCTTTCTATCTGTTAAGTCTCATGAACTCTGGTTCGGAGTCTCCCAACCCTACCGTATTTCATCCCAACACCAAGCAAACGGAGAAACGCAAGGAAACATCCGCCGCAATGGCAACAATACCATGAATGTACGTCCGTTCATCACCTCTGCCACGCCTGGTAATGCCTTATCGTCATTAGTCCTCGAAGAACGTGCGCTCCGTGCTCGCAAAAACAACATCGCCTCTTTCGGTTACTCGTGGATCAAACCTGCGGGATGCACCAAGACCATGCTGGGTatgaaagaggaagaggcggaAAGGGAGGAAGCATTAGCTGCGGCAGCTGCAGAGATGGCAGCGGCCGCTGCGGTAGCCGAGGCTGAAGCGGGAGCTGCTGGGCTAAATGAGCTCGGATCACAGCATGGTGATGGACAGGATGACACGGGAATGGAGAGGGACTTGGACGATGATATTCCTGACGCAGATGTAGAGGGTCTcgtggaggaaggagaggagggcctggaagaggatgatgttgttgacgAGGAGGGATACATGGAACGAGATCTGGACGACGATATTCCTGAAGCGTTCtctgatgatgacgatgacgaccaTCTGATCGAGGATGATTTTGATAACCAGCCAGACTTGGATAATGATATTCCCAGTGCTGAAGACATAGTTGATGAGGTAGAAGACATGAGTGAGGAAGACATGGGCCGCGATTTGGACGATGATATCGCTGAGGCTGCGGAGAATCAGTCCGACCAAGAAGACGAATGGCAACATACCGATACAGATGCCGAAttggatgacgaggatgaggccAGTTTCTCACATGATCCATTTACTCAAAATCTTCGAGTCAGTACAACCAGCAGTCGTGGTCTACCTCCAGCACCTGTTCGCGTTCAAGAGACAGAGGCCCAACGCCGGTTCCTCCAGCGCTGGAGTGGCGGCGGCGATGTCTTCGACACAAGCGGCATGATgatcgatgaagatgatctaCGTGCATCTGTTACTAGTCAAGGTAGTCGACGAAGCTTTTTCAGCAGATTCCCCAGACGACGAGCTGGGGGACCTAGGGATAGTTTTGACTAAGCCCTACCAATGGCCAGCTCAACGATCCTATATATTGAcaaaatatctataattgGACTATCTTTTAGGGTTGTATGGCGTACTGAATGCAGGCACAGGTCACAGATTGTACGTTTGGTGTTCAGTACAAGAACATTTTGGGACTGGTGACGCTAAGGTGTGTTTGAGGTTCCTAATAGCTTTGGTTGTCTTTCTATCAATGGACTATTCGGTGGACTTGACTGTTGCATTGTTGTTGCGGATGACTTCCTTGGGTACATTGGAGGCTATAACAACAATTAGTCCCtcggctatatatatctgggCATATATCATTTTTAAGTCCTGGAACCCTTCGGGAATGCCTTTCGTAGACTGGCCTGTGCCATGTATGAGTTGAGTGAATACGGCCTTGCTCATTCAAGGCGGACAGTATACCTGATTCACTTGTAGAGGCTGCCTCTGGTTTCATCGGTAAAAGTTGCAGCTCCCGCTGTTAGCCAGGGGATTTGCAACAGAAAAGATGATTGATTTTGTTATAGTCATACTTTTTCTATATTCATCACCAAACAGCTATTATACACATTCAAAATATAACACTGAAAAAGGACGGCCGGACTAGACAAAGCACAACAGCCTGAAGTCCCCACATGAATCATCATGATAAAAGGTAACGAATAGAGGAGCCGCAGCCCCAGTACAAAAAACATGATCTGAAACTGCTTgtatagatagaaagaaagaaaagaaaagaaaaaaggccaAAAATGGAAGATCGAGGTCACGATTCGACGCATCCATCCTTGGAGGCCAAAATGGTAGAAATgaggaaaccaagaagaagaaacaatgGCGGGCGTTGCAGGGTGGGCACATAGTCCAGAAGGCATGCTCGTTTGTCAATCATCAGAGATATTAGCAAAGAGTTCATTAGCAATTTATTTGGTTCGATAGGTTCGTGTCTCTCGCTAGGGAGGTGGGGAGCGTGGTtcgaaaaaaagaaagaaatgaaataaaataag
The sequence above is a segment of the Aspergillus flavus chromosome 4, complete sequence genome. Coding sequences within it:
- a CDS encoding Apc15p protein-domain-containing protein: MNVRPFITSATPGNALSSLVLEERALRARKNNIASFGYSWIKPAGCTKTMLGMKEEEAEREEALAAAAAEMAAAAAVAEAEAGAAGLNELGSQHGDGQDDTGMERDLDDDIPDADVEGLVEEGEEGLEEDDVVDEEGYMERDLDDDIPEAFSDDDDDDHLIEDDFDNQPDLDNDIPSAEDIVDEVEDMSEEDMGRDLDDDIAEAAENQSDQEDEWQHTDTDAELDDEDEASFSHDPFTQNLRVSTTSSRGLPPAPVRVQETEAQRRFLQRWSGGGDVFDTSGMMIDEDDLRASVTSQGSRRSFFSRFPRRRAGGPRDSFD